One genomic region from Microcella humidisoli encodes:
- a CDS encoding alpha/beta hydrolase, with the protein MTARRWWHLDPGGVLVGLVVVALSLTPSLLPRPALLQGVLSGASFAIGYALGAFVWWFVRSRFVRTPSPRGRRFFWVGMLVLSVVVIVVVGVLAVRWQNEVRALVEVEPIDAVAVGAFLLGALLTAALLLVIGRGVRRMTAHLVRLAGRAVGGLVASAVVAASLLLFGMGVVAAIDAVYADRNGAPDADLVEPASAVRSAGPDSVVDWEGLGRHGAAFIAGGPSAAEIERLTGVEAREPVRVYVGIGNAATVDERAALAVDELRRTGAFDRELLVVATTTGSGWLEDQAVDAVEYLHAGDTAIVAVQYAYTPSWVSFLFDPDAPVAAARATFEAVHAEWSRLPADDRPRLVTYGLSLGAHGAQEVFADLDELRDRTDGALFVGSPPSADLWRELQSARDAGSPAWQPVLDGGERVRWISRPGDLERLTGPWDEPRVLYLQHATDPITWLTADLLWSEPEWLRDEQRGPDVSPSMRWIPVVTGLQVTIDMLMGQSVPARHGHNFGDVVVDGWRAVTGDAGLAPAALDALRAEIESYALDDED; encoded by the coding sequence ATGACGGCGAGGCGCTGGTGGCATCTCGATCCCGGCGGCGTGCTCGTCGGTCTCGTGGTCGTCGCGCTCTCGCTCACCCCGTCGTTGCTGCCGCGGCCCGCGTTGCTGCAGGGCGTGCTGAGCGGCGCCTCCTTCGCGATCGGCTATGCGCTCGGCGCCTTCGTGTGGTGGTTCGTGCGGTCGCGCTTCGTGCGCACGCCCTCGCCGCGCGGCCGTCGCTTCTTCTGGGTCGGGATGCTCGTGCTCTCGGTCGTCGTCATCGTGGTCGTCGGGGTGCTGGCGGTGCGCTGGCAGAACGAGGTGCGTGCGCTCGTCGAGGTCGAGCCCATCGACGCCGTGGCGGTCGGTGCCTTCCTCCTCGGCGCGCTGCTGACCGCCGCGCTGCTGCTTGTCATCGGTCGCGGGGTGCGCCGCATGACCGCGCACCTCGTGCGCCTTGCGGGTCGGGCTGTCGGCGGGCTCGTGGCCTCGGCGGTCGTCGCGGCCTCGCTGCTGCTGTTCGGCATGGGCGTCGTCGCCGCGATCGATGCGGTGTACGCCGACCGCAACGGCGCCCCCGACGCCGATCTCGTCGAGCCGGCGAGCGCGGTGCGATCGGCGGGGCCCGATTCGGTCGTCGACTGGGAGGGGCTCGGCCGTCACGGCGCCGCGTTCATCGCGGGCGGCCCGTCGGCCGCCGAGATCGAGCGGCTGACCGGGGTCGAGGCGCGCGAGCCCGTGCGGGTCTACGTCGGCATCGGCAACGCGGCGACGGTCGACGAGCGGGCCGCTCTCGCGGTCGACGAACTGCGGCGCACCGGCGCGTTCGACCGCGAGCTGCTCGTGGTCGCGACGACGACCGGCTCAGGCTGGCTCGAAGACCAGGCGGTCGACGCTGTCGAGTACCTGCACGCGGGCGACACGGCGATCGTCGCCGTGCAGTACGCCTACACGCCCAGCTGGGTGTCGTTCCTGTTCGACCCCGACGCTCCCGTCGCCGCGGCGCGCGCGACCTTCGAGGCCGTGCACGCCGAGTGGTCACGGCTTCCGGCCGACGACCGCCCACGCCTCGTGACCTACGGGCTCAGTCTCGGGGCGCACGGTGCTCAGGAGGTCTTCGCCGATCTCGATGAGCTGCGCGATCGCACCGACGGCGCCCTGTTCGTCGGCAGCCCCCCGAGTGCCGATCTCTGGCGCGAGCTGCAGTCGGCTCGCGACGCCGGATCCCCCGCCTGGCAGCCCGTGCTCGACGGCGGTGAGCGCGTGCGCTGGATCTCGCGCCCGGGCGACCTCGAGCGCCTCACGGGCCCGTGGGACGAGCCGCGCGTGCTCTACCTGCAGCACGCCACCGACCCCATCACGTGGCTCACGGCCGACCTGCTGTGGTCGGAGCCGGAGTGGTTGCGCGACGAGCAGCGCGGGCCCGACGTGAGCCCCTCGATGCGCTGGATTCCCGTCGTCACCGGCCTGCAGGTCACGATCGACATGCTCATGGGCCAGAGCGTGCCCGCCCGGCACGGCCACAATTTCGGCGACGTCGTCGTCGACGGCTGGCGCGCCGTGACGGGGGATGCGGGCCTCGCGCCCGCCGCCCTCGACGCCCTCCGCGCCGAGATCGAGTCCTACGCGCTCGACGACGAAGACTGA
- a CDS encoding ATP-dependent DNA helicase — translation MAQTTGTALSPEQTAVLDLIASTREHVFVTGRAGTGKSTLLDAFVAATDRTVVVCAPTGVAALNVGGQTIHSLFRLPIGLIADHDFDDPPELRRLLASVDTVVIDEVSMVSADLMDAIDRRLRQARARRHEPFGGVQVVLFGDPYQLAPVPGRDEGERAYYADHYRSMWFFDARVWAEADLRIVELQTIHRQQDADFRAMLTAVRHGTVTPEIGRALNEAGARPAPDDGVLTLATTNATVTRINMDALRHLPGDAKTARADVVGEFGPKGGYPADEELQLKVGAQVMFLRNDTGGDGHPRWVNGSLGTVERIGRTVFVDVDGESHEVVPATWEKYKYTYSAATKRVSKDVVAEFTQFPLRLAWAVTIHKSQGSTYDRAIVDLGPRAFAPGQTYVALSRIRSLDGLHLARPLRPSDIIVDDDVRRFMADAEPGIGRAIAPSD, via the coding sequence ATGGCGCAGACCACCGGCACCGCGCTCAGCCCCGAGCAGACCGCGGTGCTCGACCTCATCGCGTCGACGCGCGAGCACGTGTTCGTCACGGGCCGCGCGGGCACCGGCAAGTCGACCCTGCTTGACGCCTTCGTGGCGGCGACCGATCGCACGGTGGTCGTGTGCGCGCCGACGGGGGTGGCCGCCCTCAATGTCGGCGGGCAGACCATCCACTCGCTGTTCCGCCTGCCGATCGGGCTCATCGCCGACCACGACTTCGATGACCCGCCAGAACTGCGCCGGCTGCTCGCCTCGGTCGACACGGTCGTGATCGACGAGGTCTCGATGGTGAGCGCCGACCTCATGGATGCGATCGACCGCCGCCTGCGCCAGGCGCGGGCGCGCCGGCACGAGCCCTTCGGCGGCGTGCAGGTGGTGCTGTTCGGCGACCCGTACCAGCTCGCCCCGGTGCCGGGCCGCGATGAGGGCGAGCGCGCGTACTACGCCGATCACTACCGGTCGATGTGGTTCTTCGATGCGCGGGTGTGGGCCGAAGCCGACCTGCGCATTGTCGAGCTGCAGACCATCCACCGCCAGCAAGACGCCGACTTCCGCGCCATGCTCACGGCCGTGCGGCACGGCACCGTGACCCCCGAGATCGGGCGCGCCCTCAACGAGGCCGGCGCGCGTCCGGCGCCCGACGACGGCGTGCTGACGCTGGCGACGACGAACGCGACCGTCACACGCATCAACATGGATGCGCTGCGCCACCTGCCCGGAGACGCCAAGACGGCGCGCGCCGACGTCGTCGGCGAGTTCGGGCCGAAGGGCGGCTACCCCGCCGACGAGGAGCTGCAGCTCAAGGTGGGGGCGCAGGTGATGTTCTTGCGCAACGACACGGGGGGCGACGGCCACCCGCGCTGGGTGAACGGCAGCCTCGGCACGGTCGAGCGCATCGGCCGCACGGTCTTCGTCGACGTCGACGGCGAGAGCCACGAGGTCGTGCCCGCCACGTGGGAGAAGTACAAGTACACCTACTCCGCCGCGACGAAGCGCGTGTCGAAAGATGTCGTCGCCGAGTTCACCCAGTTTCCGCTGCGGCTCGCCTGGGCCGTCACGATCCACAAGTCGCAGGGCTCGACCTACGACCGGGCGATCGTCGACCTCGGACCCCGCGCCTTCGCGCCGGGGCAGACCTACGTGGCGCTCAGTCGCATCCGCTCGCTCGACGGGCTGCACCTCGCGCGGCCGTTGCGACCGAGCGACATCATCGTCGACGACGATGTGCGCCGCTTCATGGCCGACGCCGAACCGGGCATCGGCCGCGCGATTGCGCCGAGCGACTAG
- a CDS encoding cytochrome c oxidase assembly protein — protein MTITAPARTRATLLPWGLIGGTALGAGAIIALLVGLVVGGGAEAPLLADPGALVRYGLPVAKLAATLGAAGAIGGLLLAVLALAPERDEFGRALDVTAASAALWTVSSAASGFLTFLAIYAQPVTLDPQFGALLSNFLSTRELGQAWLATTLMAAVVTVLCFAVRSPAVLAGVLVVAVAALWPVAQTGHTGGTADHDAAVTAVYLHSVFAAAWVGGLLTIVLARRALADRLPIVLARYSTIALVAFIVVAASGLVSAQLRMGGLDALATPYGALVAAKVAALIGLGAFGAAYRRSLIRRLEREQRPRSTFWIIVSAELALMGIASGLATALARTATPVPQVPVDELADPSPAEILTGAPLPPAFEAWRLATEWDLNLLWALLAGFGAFFYLAGVVRLHRRGDAWPLHRTILWTLGMITLVIVTSSGLAVYEKYLFSVHMLGHMVLSMGIPVMLVLGAPVTLAARAIHARKDGSRGPREWILAIVHSRFAGIVGHPLVASVVFAVSLLVFYYSPLFSWAVSDHLGHQWMVLHFLLSGYLFVNALIGVDPAPYRPPYPIRLIILLATMAFHAFFGLSLITGTGLLLPEWFGAMGREWGQPPLADQQTGGGIAWSVGEIPTLVLAMLVVWSWSRADKRESTRLDRKADRDGDAELEAWNAMLADRARVSERSGAGRQPTASVGTRDQSGG, from the coding sequence GTGACGATCACGGCCCCCGCGCGCACTCGCGCCACCCTGCTGCCCTGGGGGCTCATCGGCGGCACCGCGCTCGGCGCCGGCGCGATCATCGCGCTGCTCGTGGGCCTCGTCGTGGGTGGCGGGGCCGAGGCCCCCCTGCTCGCCGACCCGGGGGCACTGGTGCGGTACGGCCTCCCCGTGGCCAAGCTCGCGGCCACGCTCGGTGCCGCCGGAGCGATCGGTGGCCTGCTGCTCGCCGTGCTCGCGCTCGCTCCCGAGCGCGACGAGTTCGGGCGGGCGCTCGACGTGACCGCCGCATCCGCTGCTCTCTGGACGGTTTCGTCTGCGGCCTCCGGGTTCTTGACCTTCCTTGCCATTTACGCCCAGCCGGTGACGCTTGATCCGCAGTTCGGCGCGTTGCTTTCGAACTTCTTGAGTACGCGCGAACTGGGGCAGGCCTGGCTTGCGACGACCCTCATGGCCGCCGTCGTCACGGTGCTGTGCTTCGCCGTGCGCAGCCCCGCCGTGCTCGCCGGTGTGCTCGTCGTCGCGGTCGCGGCGCTCTGGCCCGTCGCGCAGACCGGGCACACGGGCGGCACGGCCGACCACGACGCGGCCGTGACCGCCGTCTACCTGCACAGCGTGTTCGCCGCCGCGTGGGTGGGCGGACTGCTCACGATCGTGCTCGCTCGGCGCGCCCTCGCCGACCGCCTGCCGATCGTGCTCGCGCGATACTCGACGATCGCGCTCGTCGCGTTCATCGTCGTCGCCGCCTCGGGACTCGTCAGCGCGCAGCTGCGCATGGGTGGGCTCGACGCGCTCGCGACGCCCTACGGCGCCCTCGTCGCGGCGAAGGTCGCGGCCCTCATCGGGCTCGGGGCTTTCGGTGCGGCGTACCGGCGATCGCTCATCCGCCGGCTCGAGCGCGAGCAGCGGCCGCGCTCGACCTTCTGGATCATCGTGAGCGCCGAGCTCGCGCTCATGGGCATCGCCTCGGGCCTGGCGACCGCACTCGCCCGCACAGCGACCCCCGTGCCGCAAGTACCCGTCGATGAGCTCGCCGACCCGAGCCCCGCCGAGATCCTCACGGGAGCACCGCTGCCGCCCGCCTTCGAGGCCTGGCGCCTCGCCACCGAGTGGGATCTCAACCTGCTCTGGGCGCTGCTCGCGGGCTTCGGCGCCTTCTTCTACCTCGCGGGAGTCGTCCGGCTGCACCGCCGCGGCGACGCCTGGCCGCTGCACCGCACGATTCTGTGGACGCTCGGCATGATCACGCTCGTCATCGTGACGAGCAGCGGGCTCGCGGTGTACGAGAAGTACCTGTTCAGCGTCCACATGCTCGGCCACATGGTGCTCAGCATGGGCATTCCCGTGATGCTCGTGCTCGGGGCGCCCGTGACGCTCGCGGCACGGGCCATCCACGCCCGCAAAGACGGATCGCGCGGGCCGCGCGAATGGATCCTCGCGATCGTGCACTCGCGCTTCGCCGGCATCGTGGGGCACCCGCTCGTCGCCTCGGTCGTGTTCGCGGTCTCGCTGCTCGTGTTCTACTACTCGCCGCTCTTCTCGTGGGCCGTGAGCGACCACCTCGGCCACCAGTGGATGGTGCTGCACTTCCTGCTCAGCGGCTACCTCTTCGTCAACGCCCTCATCGGCGTCGACCCCGCGCCGTATCGGCCGCCCTACCCGATCCGACTCATCATCCTGCTCGCGACGATGGCCTTCCACGCCTTCTTCGGCCTCTCGCTCATCACCGGCACCGGCCTCCTGCTGCCCGAGTGGTTCGGGGCGATGGGGCGCGAGTGGGGCCAGCCGCCGCTCGCCGACCAGCAGACCGGCGGCGGCATCGCCTGGAGCGTCGGCGAGATTCCCACCCTCGTGCTCGCGATGCTCGTGGTGTGGAGCTGGAGCCGCGCCGATAAGCGCGAGAGCACGCGCCTCGACCGCAAGGCCGACCGCGACGGCGACGCCGAGCTCGAAGCCTGGAACGCCATGCTCGCCGACCGGGCCCGCGTGAGCGAGCGGTCGGGGGCCGGGCGCCAGCCGACCGCGTCGGTGGGCACGCGCGATCAGTCGGGCGGGTAG
- a CDS encoding HU family DNA-binding protein yields MNRSELVAAIAAESGLSQADVNRAIDGLFSVVSGAVKSGTKVAIPGWIAFERTHRDARTGRNPQTGEAIQIAASYGVKVSAGSKLKAAAK; encoded by the coding sequence ATGAACCGTTCCGAGCTTGTCGCGGCTATCGCCGCAGAGTCGGGCCTGAGCCAGGCTGATGTGAACCGCGCGATCGACGGCCTCTTCTCGGTCGTCTCCGGCGCCGTCAAGAGCGGCACCAAGGTCGCCATCCCCGGCTGGATCGCCTTCGAGCGCACCCACCGCGACGCCCGCACGGGTCGCAACCCCCAGACCGGCGAGGCCATCCAGATCGCCGCGTCGTACGGCGTGAAGGTCAGCGCCGGCAGCAAGCTGAAGGCCGCCGCCAAGTAG
- the rpsN gene encoding 30S ribosomal protein S14 yields MAKKSKIARNEQRKVVVERYAAKRLELKKALVDPNGTDESREAARKGLQKLPRNASPVRVRSRDAVDGRPRGVLTKFGISRVRFRDMAHRGELPGITKSSW; encoded by the coding sequence ATGGCGAAGAAGAGCAAGATCGCGCGCAATGAGCAGCGCAAGGTTGTCGTCGAGCGGTACGCCGCGAAGCGACTCGAGCTGAAGAAGGCGCTCGTCGACCCGAACGGCACCGACGAGTCGCGCGAGGCCGCGCGCAAGGGCCTGCAGAAGCTGCCCCGCAACGCCTCGCCCGTGCGCGTTCGTTCGCGCGACGCCGTCGACGGCCGCCCCCGCGGTGTGCTGACGAAGTTCGGCATCTCGCGTGTGCGGTTCCGCGACATGGCGCACCGCGGCGAGCTGCCCGGCATCACCAAGTCGAGCTGGTAG
- the rpmG gene encoding 50S ribosomal protein L33 — protein MAKQQDVRPIIKLKSTAGTGYTYVTRKNRRNDPDRLVLKKYDPVIRKHVEFREER, from the coding sequence GTGGCCAAGCAGCAGGACGTCCGTCCGATCATCAAGCTCAAGTCGACCGCCGGCACCGGGTACACCTACGTGACCCGCAAGAACCGTCGTAACGACCCCGACCGCCTTGTGCTCAAGAAGTACGACCCGGTCATCCGCAAGCACGTCGAATTCCGCGAGGAGCGCTAA
- the rpmB gene encoding 50S ribosomal protein L28 encodes MAAVCQVTGAVPGFGHNISHSHRRTKRRFDPNIQKKTYFVPSLRRNVTLTLSAKGIKTIDARGIEAVVKDLLARGEKI; translated from the coding sequence ATGGCAGCCGTCTGCCAGGTGACCGGAGCCGTTCCCGGCTTTGGCCACAACATCTCGCACTCGCACCGGCGCACCAAGCGCCGTTTCGACCCGAACATCCAGAAGAAGACGTACTTCGTGCCGTCGCTTCGCCGCAACGTCACCCTGACGCTCTCGGCCAAGGGCATCAAGACGATCGATGCCCGTGGCATCGAGGCCGTCGTGAAGGACCTGCTCGCTCGTGGGGAGAAGATCTAG
- a CDS encoding Fur family transcriptional regulator, giving the protein MKRNTWQREAVRTALSEREGFVSAQALHGALKDAGSSIALATVYRALADLAEEGEADSLQQEGEALYRACTPGSHHHHLICRNCGLTVEIEARAVEEWARQVAGEHGFTRAEHVVDVFGLCEACSRLQADPLSS; this is encoded by the coding sequence ATGAAGCGCAACACCTGGCAGCGCGAGGCCGTGCGCACGGCCCTCAGCGAGCGCGAGGGCTTCGTGAGCGCGCAGGCCCTGCATGGGGCGTTGAAAGATGCGGGCTCGAGCATCGCGCTCGCCACCGTCTACCGGGCCCTCGCCGACCTGGCCGAGGAGGGCGAGGCCGACTCGCTGCAGCAGGAGGGCGAGGCGCTCTACCGCGCCTGCACGCCCGGCAGCCACCACCACCACCTCATCTGCCGCAACTGCGGGCTCACGGTCGAGATCGAGGCCCGCGCGGTCGAGGAGTGGGCTCGGCAGGTCGCCGGCGAGCACGGCTTCACGCGGGCCGAGCACGTCGTCGACGTCTTCGGGCTGTGCGAGGCCTGCTCGAGATTGCAGGCCGACCCCCTTTCGTCGTAG
- a CDS encoding metal ABC transporter permease: MTFVDPATYLQLLALVQNSIIAAAVLGVVGGLIGVFVMQRDMAFAVHGISELSFAGAAAALLLGLNVVAGSIVGSLIAAGLIGVLGAKARDRNSIIGVLMPFGLGLGILFLALYPGRSGNKFGLLTGQIISVDLPQLGLLIGISIVVLVALLIVWRPLAFDSLDAEVASARGVPSRALSILFMTLLGLTVAVSVQIIGALLVMALLVTPAAAALRVSSSPVMVPVLSMVFGLVSAVGGILLAIGGSLPISPYITTISFAIYVVCRIIGSRAGARAGALR; encoded by the coding sequence ATGACGTTCGTCGACCCCGCCACCTACCTGCAGCTGCTCGCACTCGTGCAGAACTCGATCATCGCCGCCGCCGTGCTCGGCGTCGTGGGCGGCCTCATCGGCGTCTTCGTCATGCAGCGCGACATGGCCTTCGCCGTGCACGGCATCAGTGAGCTCTCGTTCGCGGGGGCGGCCGCTGCCCTGCTCCTCGGCCTCAACGTCGTGGCCGGTTCGATCGTCGGGTCGCTCATCGCCGCGGGCCTCATCGGCGTGCTGGGGGCCAAGGCGCGCGACCGCAACTCGATCATCGGCGTGCTCATGCCGTTCGGCCTCGGCCTCGGCATCCTCTTCCTCGCCCTGTACCCGGGTCGCAGTGGCAACAAGTTCGGGCTGCTCACGGGTCAGATCATCAGCGTCGATCTGCCGCAGCTCGGGCTGCTCATCGGCATCAGCATCGTCGTGCTCGTCGCGCTGCTCATCGTCTGGCGCCCCCTCGCCTTCGACAGCCTCGACGCCGAGGTGGCGAGCGCTCGGGGCGTGCCGAGCCGGGCCCTGAGCATCCTGTTCATGACGCTCTTGGGGCTCACGGTCGCGGTGTCGGTGCAGATCATCGGCGCGCTGCTCGTCATGGCGCTGCTCGTGACGCCGGCGGCCGCAGCGCTGCGCGTCTCGAGCTCGCCCGTCATGGTGCCCGTGCTCAGCATGGTCTTCGGGCTCGTCTCGGCCGTCGGCGGCATTCTGCTCGCCATCGGCGGCTCGCTGCCCATCAGCCCATACATCACCACGATCTCGTTCGCCATCTACGTGGTGTGCCGCATCATCGGCTCGCGCGCGGGCGCGCGGGCCGGAGCACTGCGATGA
- a CDS encoding metal ABC transporter ATP-binding protein produces the protein MTTDPTAGRPAATPSPVLSIRGGALRVRNRELWSGLDLDVHPGEFIAVLGGNGTGKTSLLRAMLGERRLDEGTVQVGGHAAHRGHRRIGYIPQQKIAAPGTPLRGRDLVALGVNGTRWGPPISTRGDRERVDALLASVGAESYADRPLGSLSGGEQQRLRVAQALADDPTLLLCDEPLMSLDLQHQRAVSELIDARRREHGTAVVFVTHDINPVLAIVDRVLYLAQGRFTIGTPDEVLRDDVLSRLYGTPVEVFRSRGRVIVVGTPEAEHHHEVVA, from the coding sequence GTGACGACCGACCCGACAGCGGGACGCCCCGCCGCGACGCCGAGCCCCGTGCTCAGCATCCGCGGCGGGGCCCTCCGCGTGCGCAACCGCGAGCTCTGGAGCGGCCTCGATCTCGACGTGCATCCCGGCGAGTTCATCGCCGTGCTCGGCGGCAACGGCACGGGCAAGACGAGCCTGCTGCGCGCCATGCTCGGCGAGCGCCGCCTCGACGAGGGCACGGTGCAGGTGGGCGGTCATGCCGCGCACCGCGGACACCGCCGCATCGGCTACATCCCGCAGCAGAAGATCGCCGCGCCCGGCACCCCGCTGCGCGGCCGCGACCTCGTCGCGCTCGGCGTCAACGGCACCCGCTGGGGGCCGCCGATCTCGACGCGCGGTGATCGCGAACGAGTGGATGCCCTGCTCGCCTCCGTCGGAGCAGAGTCCTATGCAGACCGGCCACTCGGCAGCCTGTCGGGCGGCGAGCAGCAGCGGCTGCGGGTGGCGCAGGCCCTTGCCGACGACCCGACCCTGCTGCTGTGCGACGAGCCCCTCATGAGCCTCGACCTGCAGCACCAGCGCGCGGTGAGCGAGCTCATCGACGCCCGACGGCGCGAGCATGGCACGGCCGTCGTCTTCGTGACGCACGACATCAACCCGGTGCTCGCGATCGTCGACCGCGTGCTCTACCTCGCGCAGGGGCGCTTCACGATCGGCACCCCCGACGAGGTGCTGCGCGACGACGTGCTGAGCCGGCTGTACGGCACGCCCGTCGAGGTATTCCGCTCGCGCGGGCGCGTCATCGTCGTCGGCACGCCCGAGGCCGAGCACCATCACGAGGTCGTCGCATGA
- a CDS encoding metal ABC transporter solute-binding protein, Zn/Mn family, which yields MTTTRRALPALLVASAAGLALTGCAAPAPEAAGLSIVASTNVYGDIAAAIAGDLATVTSIIDSAAQDPHSYEASAQDQLAIAGADLVIENGGGYDPFIDLLVEGSGTTAVVVSAAAVAGLEEDAHSEEEAHSEEEAHSEGEAHSEDDGHGHLEGVNEHVWYDVHVMGDVAAAIAGELAELDAANAAAYEQNLAAWVTELEAVEAELEAAAAALGGGVVAATEPVPAYLLAELGFDDETPEEFTEAIEEGADVPPLALQQTLDLIASGEVRLLAYNEQTASAETERVRAAAEAAGIPVVSFVETLPDGEDYVSWMRANIEAVVGAVTPA from the coding sequence ATGACCACGACCCGCCGCGCTCTTCCCGCCCTGCTCGTCGCCTCCGCCGCCGGCCTCGCCCTCACCGGGTGCGCCGCGCCCGCACCCGAGGCGGCCGGACTCTCGATCGTCGCCTCGACCAACGTCTACGGCGACATCGCCGCGGCGATCGCCGGCGACCTCGCGACCGTCACGAGCATCATCGACTCCGCCGCGCAAGACCCGCACAGCTACGAGGCGAGCGCGCAGGACCAGCTGGCCATCGCCGGCGCCGACCTCGTCATCGAGAACGGCGGCGGCTACGACCCCTTCATCGACCTGCTCGTCGAGGGCTCGGGCACGACGGCCGTCGTCGTCTCGGCCGCCGCCGTCGCGGGCCTCGAGGAGGACGCGCACTCGGAGGAGGAGGCCCACTCGGAGGAGGAGGCTCACTCCGAGGGCGAGGCCCACAGCGAGGATGACGGCCACGGCCACCTCGAGGGCGTCAACGAGCACGTCTGGTACGACGTGCATGTCATGGGCGATGTCGCCGCGGCGATCGCCGGCGAGCTCGCCGAGCTCGACGCCGCGAACGCGGCTGCGTACGAGCAGAACCTCGCCGCGTGGGTGACCGAGCTCGAGGCCGTCGAGGCCGAGCTCGAGGCCGCCGCCGCAGCGCTCGGGGGCGGCGTGGTCGCCGCGACCGAGCCTGTTCCGGCCTACCTGCTGGCCGAGCTCGGATTCGACGACGAGACGCCGGAGGAGTTCACCGAGGCCATCGAGGAGGGCGCCGACGTTCCCCCGCTCGCCCTGCAGCAGACCCTCGACCTCATCGCCTCGGGCGAAGTGCGCCTGCTCGCCTACAACGAGCAGACCGCGAGTGCCGAGACCGAGCGCGTGCGCGCGGCGGCCGAGGCGGCGGGGATTCCCGTGGTCTCATTCGTCGAAACCCTGCCCGACGGGGAAGACTACGTCTCGTGGATGCGCGCGAACATCGAAGCGGTCGTGGGGGCAGTGACCCCGGCGTGA
- a CDS encoding nitroreductase/quinone reductase family protein: MSNRRVMLTMTGLHRALLRLSRGRLGGRLGSMPVIELTTRGRRSGEPRTAILTVPHREAGPGGERLIVIASRGGDDLQPAWYLNLVAEPTVQVARVGEHPRPYRARTAEAAERARLWPLAVRAYSGYAAYQRKTEREIPVVILEPTTETEAD; this comes from the coding sequence ATGTCGAACCGTCGCGTGATGCTCACCATGACGGGGCTGCACCGCGCGCTGTTGCGTCTGAGCAGAGGGCGGCTGGGCGGGCGGCTCGGCAGCATGCCCGTCATCGAGCTCACCACCCGCGGGCGCCGCAGCGGCGAGCCGCGCACGGCCATCCTCACCGTTCCGCACCGTGAGGCGGGCCCCGGCGGCGAGCGCCTCATCGTGATCGCGAGCCGGGGCGGCGACGACCTGCAGCCTGCGTGGTACCTCAACCTCGTGGCCGAGCCGACCGTGCAGGTGGCGAGGGTCGGCGAGCATCCCCGCCCCTACCGGGCTCGCACGGCCGAGGCCGCCGAGCGGGCGCGACTCTGGCCGCTCGCCGTGCGCGCGTACAGCGGCTACGCCGCGTACCAGCGCAAGACCGAGCGTGAGATCCCGGTCGTGATTCTCGAGCCGACCACCGAGACCGAGGCTGATTAG